A single window of Malus sylvestris chromosome 5, drMalSylv7.2, whole genome shotgun sequence DNA harbors:
- the LOC126620638 gene encoding protein IRX15-LIKE-like, whose protein sequence is MKTTNSTTTTANTNTKLILLHPQAIHKPTTSGGSHRLWLLFFFTFFTLAFTLTLISTTIPQTLPTSSLTPTSVLSLPPAVLDALLHYAISSSNTSSAPHMSPPELTSISSALTRLCAPNCNFLVFGLTHESLFYHTLNLNGRTAFVDESEFLVSRFEQAHSHHSLEAYDVSYVTQVKDHKQLLSTTKSQVKNECRPVQNLLFSDCKIGINDLPNHIYQVPWDVILVDGPRGYSPSSPGRMSAIFTAGVLARSKRGGGDKTHVFVHDFSREVERIFSDEFLCRENLVEAVGSVGHFVVEKMEDHSFEFCRNSPSSSKGDEDD, encoded by the coding sequence ATGAAGACCACCAACAGCACTACCACCACCGCCAACACAAACACAAAACTCATCCTCCTCCACCCCCAAGCAATCCACAAACCCACCACAAGCGGCGGAAGCCACCGCCTgtggctcctcttcttcttcaccttctttACCCTCGCATTCACCCTCACTCTCATCAGCACCACCATCCCCCAAACCCTCCCCACCTCCTCCCTCACCCCCACCTCCGTACTCTCCCTCCCGCCCGCCGTCCTCGACGCACTTCTTCACTACGCCATTTCATCATCAAACACCTCGTCAGCACCCCACATGTCCCCGCCGGAACTCACCTCCATATCCTCCGCCCTCACCCGCCTCTGCGCACCCAACTGCAATTTCCTCGTTTTCGGCCTCACCCACGAGTCCCTTTTCTACCACACGCTCAACCTCAACGGCCGCACCGCTTTCGTCGATGAGAGCGAGTTCCTCGTCTCCCGATTCGAGCAGGCCCACTCCCACCACAGCCTCGAGGCGTACGACGTGTCATACGTGACCCAAGTCAAGGACCACAAACAATTGCTGTCAACGACCAAATCCCAGGTCAAAAACGAGTGCCGGCCGGTCCAGAACTTGTTGTTCTCGGACTGCAAGATCGGGATCAACGACTTGCCGAACCACATATATCAAGTCCCTTGGGATGTGATTCTGGTCGACGGCCCACGTGGGTATTCTCCGTCGTCTCCGGGGCGGATGTCGGCTATTTTCACCGCCGGAGTTTTAGCCCGGAGCAAGAGGGGCGGTGGGGATAAAActcatgtttttgttcatgattTTTCAAGAGAGGTTGAGAGGATTTTTAGCGACGAGTTTCTTTGCCGGGAAAACTTGGTGGAGGCTGTGGGTAGTGTAGGGCATTTTGTGGTGGAGAAAATGGAGGATCATAGCTTTGAGTTTTGCAGAAATTCACCATCATCTTCAAAAGGGGACGAAGATGATTAA